The genome window TAGTTGCACTTACCTACTAAAAATAATTATAACGCGAATGACTAATAGATCCAACAGGGAACTATAAAAGCCTACTTTCCTTAAGTTGGAATATTAAGTATAATCAAAATAAAAAAGCGAGGATTAAATATGACGATTATTTCTGATTCATGGTTCACGGTAACGGAATTGGATGAAACCACTTTCGCAATTAGTGAGTATGGGCATTGGGAAAAGGTACATTCATTTTTATTAATTGGTACAAATAAAGCTGCATTGATTGATACTGGACTTGGAATCGATAATATCAAACGAATAACAGATCAATTGACAGATTTACCAATTATTGTACTTACTACTCACGTCCATACAGATCATATTGGCAGCCATGGGGAGTTTACTGAGATTTATGTGCATGAGGCGGAATCGGATTGGTTAATAAATGGAATCGAAGGGTTATCGCTGGAGCAAATTAGAATAAATATTGGAAGGGATATTACCAAAGCAACACCTGCGTCATTTAACTCTGATACTTTTACACCGTTTCAAGGTGAGCCAACAGGTTTATTAGTAGATGGAGACAAGATTGATATTGGTAATCGGCTGTTAGAAATTATACATACACCAGGACATTCCCCTGGTCACTGTTGCATATATGAAAAAGGTCGAAGATACTTGTTCACCGGAGATTTACTTTATTTGGAGACACCGATTTATGCCTTTTACCCTACGACAGATCCGGAAGAATTAGTAAACTCATTGGAGAGAATTGCAAAAATAGAAAATGTAAAAACGGTTTATGGTTCACATAATCAGCTGGGGATTGATGCGTCCATTTTGGATGAAGTGTTAGGAGCAGTAAAAGAACTTCGAGATAGGAATGTTGTAAGACACGGAAGCGGGCTCCACAGCTTTAGACGATTTAGTGTTCAATTTTAGTGAAACTTCAGTCAGTCTCTAGACTGAGCAATTTTCGTTCTAAGGAATGTAGAGGCTAATTCAGTTTCGATGTAAGATTGGAAGTAGCTTAGGACAGAAAGGGATGGATAGGGTGGAAACTATTATCGAAGTTCAGAATCTTAAGAAGTCTTATCGGAAGCGGAAGTCAAAAGAGTATATCCATGCGGTCACAGATGTATCCTTCAAAGTGAATCGGGGAGAAATAGTCGGCCTTCTTGGACCAAATGGAGCAGGGAAAACAACGACAATTAAGATGATATGTGGTCTGCTAATTCCTGATTCCGGAACAATTACAATCAATGGAATCAATAATCGAGAGAAACGTTTGAAAGCATTACGCCATATCAGTGCAGTGCTTGAAGGAAATCGAAATTTATATTGGCGTTTGACTGTTAGAGAGAACCTGGAATATTTTGCTGGAAATCGTGGTGCTTCAAGGAAAGAGGTTAAGAAACAGGTTGATGAATTATTGGAAAAGTTTCGTTTACAAGAGAAATCTTCGGAACTAGTCAATCGTCTTTCACGAGGAATGCAGCAAAAACTGGCAATCGCAGTGGCAATGTTAGCCGATAGTGACGTCATTCTGCTAGACGAACCGACACTTGGACTCGATGTCGAAACAAGCTATGAAGTACGTGATTTACTTCGAAGTATCGCAAGTGATTATAATCGAACGATCATTATTAGCTCCCATGATATGGATGTAATTCAAGATATCTGTGAACGGACCGTGATTATTAATGGAGGAGAGATTGTTACAGATGACAAGGTGGATAATTTATTACGATTGTTTGAAGTTCGTGCCTATACGATAACACTAGGTGGACCATTAAGTGAAAAACAGCAGAAATTACTGAAGCTTACGTTTCCCGGAGCAGAGTATAAGGAAGATATCAATCAATCTTCAGTTGGTGTGGATCTTGAAAAAAGCGAAGCAATCTATGATTTATTTGATATTTTTAAGTTAGAAGAGACACCAGTTTAATCAATTGATCGTAAGTCAATTAATTTTGAAGAAATATTTATGAAAATTGTAAAGGGGGAAATATATAATGCAAGGATTCAATCTTCTTAAGGCAAACATTCGGATGGAATATATTGAATATAAGCGGTACTTACCGAATACGATCGCAATGCTGCTTACTTTTTATATTATTTTTATTGGTATGTTTGCTGGGATTCAATTAATCGGTGACCCAACAACACAGGATTCAAATGTTCAATTTGTGATTGTAAACTATATTTTCTGGTATTTAGCGATGATTGTTGTAAATGCCATTGGCTGGCAAATTACAAATGAAGCGACACAGGGAACACTTGAACAATTGAGTATGTCTCCGATGGGGATTTGGCGCATTATGCTCGCAAGGTTGATATCCTCCACAATCGTAAGTTTTTTGATTATTGTTGCATTACTATATTTATCGATGCTGACGACTGGCCAATGGCTAAATATCGACATTATCACGATATTGCCAATATTAATCTTGACCTTGATTAGTATGTTTGGTCTTGGATTTATTATTGCTGGCCTATCGATTGTCTTGAAACAAATTCAAGCATTTCTCCAAATATTACAGTTCATTCTAGCTGGACTAACCTTTGTTCCGCTAACCGTTGCACCTTTCCTGGCATTTTTCCCCTTTGTAAAAGGGGTCGACTTAGTACGGGCTGTGATGATCCATGGTGTTACACTCAGTCAAATTAGGATGGAAGATTTCCTGATACTAGGATTTAATGCTGTATTCTATTTTGTTATCGGTCTCGGATTCTTTTTCCTCTGTGAACGAGTGGCGATGAAGAAAGGGTTGCTGGCGCATTATTAATACTTGTGTATGTAAGCTGTTAGTTTGGTTGGAGAAATCTGCACATGCATTCCATCTTGATGACACGAAGGAGATTGAAAAGCATTTGATTAATGAATTGAAACATGCAGTGAAAACTTAATTGAAAATAGGTAGCTGCACATGCATCCCCATGGTAACTATCATAGGTTAATAGTGAACCTATAACAAGAAAGGGGATAATCTAATGAGATTTCGTCATGGAAGACATTGTAGATGCCATACTTGTCGAAAGACAATTGTCCATCCTACAAAGTTTAATTGTGTCAATCAATTTTCCGAAAGTGAAGTAGATCATGTGCATCCTTCCCATACTACGATTATGAACCATCATTTAGTGAAGAATAATCACGTATTTCCGCATTCAACATCTGTGCAAAATACAGTTAACAGTGTTGATCAATATGGTGGTTCGTTTGAGGTACCAAGTCCTGGTCAAGTGGCAGGCGCAATGGCACCAGGCTTTGGCCCAGGATTTGGTCCGGGAGGTCAAGTAGCAGGCGCAATGGCACCGGGCTTTGGCCCAGGCTATGGTCCAGGAGGTCAAGTGGCAGGAGCGATGATGCCAGGCTATGGTCCAGGAGGTCAAGTGGCAGGTGCAAATATGCCATTTGGTCCAGGAGGTCAAGTGGCAGGTGTAATGCAGCCAGGTTTTGGACCGCATAAAGGCTGCAAGTGTGGTTGTGGCGGTAATCCATCTCACCATAGATGGTAAAAAAGGTACGGATTATAGAGGGCTGACAAGTGAATTGTCGGCTTTTTCTATTTGATACAATATTTAAAGGGGTTATAATGATATGGATATATTAATTTAAAGACGGTGATTACATATGAAAATCTTAACGGTGACAGGATACAAATCAACAGAATTAGGTATTTTTAAAGAAGATGATTCAAAAGTCCGAATTATCAAGAAAGCAATCGAAAAACGGCTAATTGGATTTATAGAAGAAGGACTAGAATGGGTTCTCGTTTCCGGTCAAATGGGTGTCGAGCTCTGGACGGCAGAAGTCGTTCTCGATTTAAAGGAAACATATGATATCAATCTTGGTATCTTTCCACCCTTTGAAAATCAGGACAATCGCTGGCCAGAACCATTGAAATATAAATACGAAGAGCTGACAATGATTGCCGACTTTTACCAGCCAATTTATAATGGCGATTATAAAGCACCCTATCAATTTAAAGCGAAAAACATGTGGCTAGTCGATAAGAGTGACGGCTGCCTACTCCTAATGGATGATGAATTTCCAGGGAGTACAAAATATTTTTATGACATTGCAAAGCAGGCAGATGGAAACTATCCAATCTTCCTAATCACTCCGATGGATTTGGAAGATATTGTAGAGGAAATACGGATGGCGGATCCGGATTATTGGAGCTGACTTAGTTTGCGCAAGCTTGTGTGGTCTAGGGCTTCGAGGCAGGCACGGAAGGGCGCAGAAATTTGGGAGTGTGCCAAAATTACCGAGGGGGCGCAGAAATACCGATATATTTGAAAATACGCCGATATATCGAGCAAAGGCGCCGATATCCATTCCGTTCACGCCGATATTCGACAAAATAAGCAACAATAGTTGAGATTCCCTCATGCTACCGCTACAATTTCCGCTGGATTTACATTAATTATTTCACCGCAGAGCGCATATCATTAAAAGAACGGAACTGCGCATTTTGGAAAGGTGGAATCATGTTGTATTATCCATATCAGTATCCTTCAAATGCAGAATATAGACCGGCACAGCATCAATCATCGGCACGTCGTGTACTGACTGTTTCTGGGAATGGACAAATTTCAGTAGAGCCGAATATCTTAACCATCCAATTAGAAGTTGTGACGGAAAACGAATCTTTACGTCAGGCACAGCAGGAAAATGCAAATACAATGAATCAAGTAATTCAAGCACTACTTAACTTGGGAATTCCAAGAGAAAATATTCATACAACTGTTTTTACAATATTTCCTAGATACGATTTTGTTGATGGAAAGCAAGTTTTTCGAGGTTATGATGTTACTAATGGAATTACTGTGGAGATAAGTGCAATTGATCAAGCGGGTGCCATCATTGATGAGGCAGTGAAAAATGGAGTGAATCGTGTTTCAAATATCCAATTTACTGTTCGTGATAAGGATATGTACTACCAGCAGGCCCTTAGTGCTGCCCTTGAAAATGCGAATGGCAAAGCTGAAGCCATCGCAAGGACATTGCGACTTAATCTTAATCAGCCGCCAATTAAGATTGTGGAGCAATCTACCGGAACTCCTCCTATTACGTATAAAGTGACGGCAGCATCAGCAGAAAGTTTTGCAACACCAATTGAGCCTGGGCAAATAATGGTGAGTGCAACGGTTGAGGTACAATACCAGTACTAGTAGAAAGCAAGTGATGGCATTCCGTCACTTGCTTTTTGCTAGATAAGAAAGCATGCATAGATGCAACTGAGCATGCCACCCAAAGGCTTGGCTTAAACCTAGTCTTCTAACGGTTAAGAAACTTGGAAATCGTTGCTCTATAACTGTCCAATAGAAAATAAGAGACACTATGGTAAAAATAGTTACGCTAATAGTAATAAATGTTATAATGTTAGAAATATTTTAATTGAGTAACTACTTGAGGTGATTATTTGGATTATTTGATTCGAAACATGAAGAAGAAGGATATCCCACAGGTTCAGCATGTTGCGAAAACAAGCTGGAATGCTACATATGAAGGGATTATTCCATTAGGCATTCAAGAGAATTTTTTACTTTCAGCTTATAGCGATAAAAATATGAAAAGCAGACTAAAGCATTCAATTATTTATGTTGCTGAGGCAGAGGGTAAAATTGTTGGCTTTGCAAACTACTCACCAATTACAACTGACGGAAAAACAGAACTAGGTGCTATCTATTTATATCCAGAATATCAAGGAAAAGGGATTGGTACTGCGTTTTTACAGCAAGGGATCAAGCAATTAGGAAATGTAAAAGAAATCCTTCTAAATGTGGAGAAAAACAATAAAATTGGCATGAACTTCTATACTGCAAAAGGATTTGAAGTCGTGTCAGAGTTCGAGGATAACTTTGGCGGACATATATTAAATACGGTACGAATGGTGTTAAAAGTTAATAAAATTACGAGTAATAGTTAGACAATGCTTTTGAAATAGGGATGTGTGTATGGGGGAATTAGATGAAGTATCAGAGAAGAAGGGTATGAGAGAAAAGTTAATAGCAATAGCGACAATAACAGTCCTGCTTGCCATTGCATTCGGATTGGTGATAGGTTTCTATTTCTTTGGTTTTGCAGGGTTGTTTAATCTTTTTGATGTTAAATATGATACGCTATTTACAATCCTTACCTTTATATTATTTGTGTTAATCATCGGCATATTTACGGATATTTTGGCGAAAGTACCGCGCATTATTTTTTCTCGGTTTTTAACAGGAAAATACACATTAATTGTCTGCGCGATTATGATTGAGGCATTCTTTAGTTGGATTGCAATATTTACTGCTGATGAACTCCTGACTGGTCTAAACGTTCCTTTAACGGTAGAGTTAGTTGCAGCGTTAATTGTGTCTATTG of Oceanobacillus zhaokaii contains these proteins:
- a CDS encoding SLOG family protein; the encoded protein is MKILTVTGYKSTELGIFKEDDSKVRIIKKAIEKRLIGFIEEGLEWVLVSGQMGVELWTAEVVLDLKETYDINLGIFPPFENQDNRWPEPLKYKYEELTMIADFYQPIYNGDYKAPYQFKAKNMWLVDKSDGCLLLMDDEFPGSTKYFYDIAKQADGNYPIFLITPMDLEDIVEEIRMADPDYWS
- a CDS encoding spore coat protein, with the protein product MRFRHGRHCRCHTCRKTIVHPTKFNCVNQFSESEVDHVHPSHTTIMNHHLVKNNHVFPHSTSVQNTVNSVDQYGGSFEVPSPGQVAGAMAPGFGPGFGPGGQVAGAMAPGFGPGYGPGGQVAGAMMPGYGPGGQVAGANMPFGPGGQVAGVMQPGFGPHKGCKCGCGGNPSHHRW
- a CDS encoding ABC transporter ATP-binding protein, translated to METIIEVQNLKKSYRKRKSKEYIHAVTDVSFKVNRGEIVGLLGPNGAGKTTTIKMICGLLIPDSGTITINGINNREKRLKALRHISAVLEGNRNLYWRLTVRENLEYFAGNRGASRKEVKKQVDELLEKFRLQEKSSELVNRLSRGMQQKLAIAVAMLADSDVILLDEPTLGLDVETSYEVRDLLRSIASDYNRTIIISSHDMDVIQDICERTVIINGGEIVTDDKVDNLLRLFEVRAYTITLGGPLSEKQQKLLKLTFPGAEYKEDINQSSVGVDLEKSEAIYDLFDIFKLEETPV
- a CDS encoding SIMPL domain-containing protein, which translates into the protein MLYYPYQYPSNAEYRPAQHQSSARRVLTVSGNGQISVEPNILTIQLEVVTENESLRQAQQENANTMNQVIQALLNLGIPRENIHTTVFTIFPRYDFVDGKQVFRGYDVTNGITVEISAIDQAGAIIDEAVKNGVNRVSNIQFTVRDKDMYYQQALSAALENANGKAEAIARTLRLNLNQPPIKIVEQSTGTPPITYKVTAASAESFATPIEPGQIMVSATVEVQYQY
- a CDS encoding GNAT family N-acetyltransferase; the encoded protein is MDYLIRNMKKKDIPQVQHVAKTSWNATYEGIIPLGIQENFLLSAYSDKNMKSRLKHSIIYVAEAEGKIVGFANYSPITTDGKTELGAIYLYPEYQGKGIGTAFLQQGIKQLGNVKEILLNVEKNNKIGMNFYTAKGFEVVSEFEDNFGGHILNTVRMVLKVNKITSNS
- a CDS encoding YrvL family regulatory protein, with amino-acid sequence MGELDEVSEKKGMREKLIAIATITVLLAIAFGLVIGFYFFGFAGLFNLFDVKYDTLFTILTFILFVLIIGIFTDILAKVPRIIFSRFLTGKYTLIVCAIMIEAFFSWIAIFTADELLTGLNVPLTVELVAALIVSIAEYLLDQDDVGEK
- a CDS encoding MBL fold metallo-hydrolase, coding for MTIISDSWFTVTELDETTFAISEYGHWEKVHSFLLIGTNKAALIDTGLGIDNIKRITDQLTDLPIIVLTTHVHTDHIGSHGEFTEIYVHEAESDWLINGIEGLSLEQIRINIGRDITKATPASFNSDTFTPFQGEPTGLLVDGDKIDIGNRLLEIIHTPGHSPGHCCIYEKGRRYLFTGDLLYLETPIYAFYPTTDPEELVNSLERIAKIENVKTVYGSHNQLGIDASILDEVLGAVKELRDRNVVRHGSGLHSFRRFSVQF
- a CDS encoding ABC transporter permease, with translation MQGFNLLKANIRMEYIEYKRYLPNTIAMLLTFYIIFIGMFAGIQLIGDPTTQDSNVQFVIVNYIFWYLAMIVVNAIGWQITNEATQGTLEQLSMSPMGIWRIMLARLISSTIVSFLIIVALLYLSMLTTGQWLNIDIITILPILILTLISMFGLGFIIAGLSIVLKQIQAFLQILQFILAGLTFVPLTVAPFLAFFPFVKGVDLVRAVMIHGVTLSQIRMEDFLILGFNAVFYFVIGLGFFFLCERVAMKKGLLAHY